In Phyllobacterium zundukense, one DNA window encodes the following:
- a CDS encoding DNA polymerase IV translates to MAPVNDPRFGFCRDCLAAQTSEGRRCHVCGSPRLLRHPELYRLSIAHVDCDAFYASVEKRDNPELRNKPVIIGGGKRGVVSTACYVARIHGVKSAMPMFKALEACPHAVVIKPDMEKYARVGREIRQMMRDLTPLVEPLSIDEAFLDLSGTERLHHDPPARVMAQFSNRVEREMGLSVSVGISYCKFLAKIASDFEKPRGFSIIGAEEAVTFLADKPVTLIWGVGKAFAATLERDGIRTIGQLQTMEQGPLMAAYGTMGQRLYRLSRGLDTRRVEPESESKSVSAETTFNEDIASLDDLVPILRSLSEKVSHRLKTADIAGRTVVLKLKSRDFKLRTRNRQLADPTQLADRIFRTGFSLLEKEIDGTRFRLLGIGVSDLSDDGRADPLDLVDVQATKRAVAETAIDKLRGKFGNHAVETGYTFGKIQSRTKNVPDEIE, encoded by the coding sequence ATGGCGCCTGTCAACGATCCGAGATTTGGTTTTTGCCGTGACTGTCTGGCAGCGCAGACGTCAGAAGGCCGTCGCTGCCACGTGTGCGGCAGCCCAAGGCTGCTGCGTCACCCAGAACTGTATCGGCTCAGCATCGCCCATGTGGATTGCGATGCCTTCTATGCTTCAGTCGAAAAGCGGGACAATCCGGAACTGCGTAACAAGCCGGTTATTATCGGCGGGGGCAAACGCGGCGTTGTTTCAACGGCTTGTTATGTCGCGCGCATCCATGGTGTGAAGTCCGCAATGCCGATGTTCAAGGCGCTGGAAGCCTGTCCGCATGCCGTCGTCATCAAGCCCGACATGGAGAAATATGCCCGGGTGGGCCGGGAAATCCGGCAGATGATGCGTGATTTGACCCCGCTGGTCGAACCTTTGTCTATCGACGAAGCCTTCCTCGATCTCTCCGGAACGGAGCGCCTGCACCATGATCCGCCAGCCCGCGTGATGGCGCAATTTTCGAATCGTGTCGAAAGGGAAATGGGACTTTCCGTTTCTGTCGGGATTTCCTATTGCAAATTCCTGGCCAAGATCGCGTCAGACTTCGAAAAGCCACGTGGATTTTCCATCATTGGCGCAGAAGAGGCCGTCACCTTTCTGGCTGACAAACCCGTCACCCTGATCTGGGGCGTCGGCAAGGCTTTTGCCGCGACGCTCGAGAGGGATGGCATCCGCACCATTGGTCAGTTGCAGACTATGGAGCAAGGACCGTTGATGGCCGCCTACGGCACGATGGGCCAGCGACTCTACCGCTTGTCTCGCGGCCTCGATACGCGCCGCGTCGAACCCGAAAGCGAGAGCAAGAGCGTTTCGGCTGAAACCACCTTCAATGAAGATATCGCATCGCTGGATGATCTCGTGCCGATACTGCGGTCTTTGTCGGAAAAGGTCTCGCACCGCCTCAAGACTGCCGATATTGCCGGTCGAACGGTTGTGCTCAAGTTGAAATCGCGCGATTTCAAACTCCGCACGAGGAACCGCCAGCTGGCCGATCCGACGCAGCTTGCGGATCGCATTTTCCGTACTGGTTTCTCACTCCTCGAAAAGGAGATCGATGGGACGCGCTTCCGCCTGTTGGGCATCGGCGTCAGTGACCTCAGCGATGATGGCCGGGCCGACCCGCTAGATCTGGTCGACGTACAGGCAACTAAACGCGCGGTTGCGGAGACGGCAATTGACAAACTCCGCGGGAAATTCGGTAACCACGCTGTGGAAACTGGTTACACGTTCGGGAAGATACAATCCCGAACCAAGAATGTGCCGGATGAAATCGAATGA
- the dnaE gene encoding DNA polymerase III subunit alpha, translating into MADGQSNGGESNATKQALRFVHLRVHSAYSLLEGALQVAKVIDLAVSNKAPAIAITDTNNLFGALEFAQKGSKAGLQPIIGCQLDIAFHDQAEESRSANRREALGLAPLVLLAATEEGYANLVRLVSRAYLETPAGDPVHITSNWLPGRTDGIIALSGGPEGAIAKAIKDDRIDRARQRLIGLKALFGDRLYVELQRHRGYDRALEATQVELAYELELPLVATNDVFFSKSADYEAHDALLAIAAGSLLSIDDRRRLTPDHYLKSEDEMVDLFADLPEAVENTVEIALRCSYYPKNRAPILPRFTGESGDPEAALQAEADELARQAREGLAQRIETLGLAGAHTREEYATRLEYEISIITRMKYPGYFLIVSDFIKWAKAHDIPVGPGRGSGAGSLVAYALTITDVDPLRFSLLFERFLNPDRVSMPDFDIDFCQERRDEVIRYVQGKYGRDQVAQIITFGTLQARAVLRDVGRVLEMPYGQVDRLTKMVPANPANPVTLSKAIEDEPRLREERDKEPVVERLLDISLKLEGLYRHASTHAAGIVIGDRPLSELVPMYRDPRSDMPVTQFNMKMVEEAGLVKFDFLGLKTLTVLQTAVNLVKRRGITVDLSNLPFDDKPTYEMLSRGETVGVFQVESTGMRKALIGMRPDRIEDIIALVALYRPGPMENIPTYNARKNGDEEMASIHPKIDHLVKETQGVIIYQEQVMQIAQEMSGYTLGEADLLRRAMGKKIRAEMDMQRVRFVDGAVERGVTKPQANFIFDLLAKFADYGFNKSHAAAYAIVSFQTAYMKAHYPVEFLAASMTYDMSNTDKLNDFRREAVRLGIEVVTPSVNTSYRLFEVGENRIFYSLAAIKGVGEAAVDHIVEKRGATPYASLEDFCERIDPRVVNRRVFESLINAGAFDCFGRERPALIAGLDRIIGHAQRTQEDSVSGQADIFGGMAAGGTQTLQLPAAAPWLSAEKLRREFEAAGFYLSAHPLDEYRPILEKMRVQTWAEFQAAVKRGANAGRLAGTITAKQERKTKTGNKMGIIQFSDSSGQFEAVLFSEALAQFRDLLEPGRSVVVTVGAEDRPEGISLRIQTAQSLEDEATRMQKALRLYMRSSEPLSAITPYLAPQNDGQVVSLILIKENGATEVEIELPNRYRVGPQVASAMKAIPGIVEVEMG; encoded by the coding sequence TTGGCAGACGGGCAGAGCAACGGCGGCGAAAGCAACGCGACAAAACAGGCGCTGCGCTTCGTTCACCTGAGGGTTCATTCCGCATACTCGCTGCTTGAAGGCGCCTTGCAGGTCGCAAAGGTGATTGATCTCGCGGTGTCGAACAAGGCGCCGGCGATCGCGATTACCGATACCAACAATCTTTTCGGTGCCCTTGAATTCGCGCAAAAGGGATCGAAGGCGGGGCTGCAGCCTATTATTGGTTGCCAACTCGATATCGCCTTCCACGATCAGGCAGAGGAAAGCCGTAGTGCTAACCGGCGCGAGGCGCTTGGTCTGGCGCCGCTTGTGTTGCTTGCGGCGACCGAGGAGGGCTATGCCAATCTCGTTCGCCTTGTCAGCCGTGCCTATCTGGAAACGCCCGCCGGCGATCCGGTCCACATCACATCGAATTGGTTGCCTGGCCGAACTGACGGCATCATTGCCCTGTCGGGCGGTCCGGAAGGTGCCATCGCCAAGGCGATCAAGGATGATCGCATCGACCGCGCGCGGCAGCGACTGATCGGTTTGAAAGCGCTGTTTGGTGACCGGCTCTATGTCGAGTTGCAGCGCCATCGAGGCTATGATCGCGCTCTCGAGGCAACGCAGGTTGAACTCGCCTATGAGCTTGAACTGCCGCTCGTTGCCACCAATGATGTATTTTTCTCCAAGAGCGCCGATTACGAGGCTCACGATGCCTTGCTGGCAATTGCCGCCGGTTCGCTCCTTTCGATCGACGACCGGCGGCGTCTGACGCCGGATCACTATCTCAAGAGCGAAGATGAGATGGTGGACCTGTTTGCCGATCTGCCGGAGGCGGTGGAGAACACCGTCGAGATTGCGCTGCGCTGCTCCTACTATCCAAAGAATCGCGCGCCGATCCTGCCGCGCTTTACCGGTGAGAGTGGCGATCCAGAGGCGGCGTTGCAGGCCGAAGCGGACGAATTGGCACGGCAGGCGAGGGAAGGTCTCGCGCAGCGCATTGAGACCCTAGGGCTCGCTGGCGCCCACACCCGCGAGGAATATGCGACACGTCTCGAATACGAGATTTCCATCATTACCCGAATGAAATATCCGGGATACTTCCTCATCGTTTCCGACTTCATCAAATGGGCGAAAGCCCATGATATTCCTGTGGGTCCTGGTCGTGGTTCCGGCGCGGGTTCGCTCGTTGCCTATGCGTTGACCATTACCGACGTCGATCCCCTCCGGTTCTCGCTGCTGTTCGAGCGCTTCCTCAATCCAGATCGCGTTTCGATGCCTGACTTTGACATCGACTTCTGTCAGGAGCGGCGTGATGAGGTCATACGTTACGTTCAGGGCAAGTATGGCCGCGATCAGGTGGCACAGATCATTACGTTCGGTACCCTGCAGGCGCGAGCCGTCCTGCGCGACGTCGGACGCGTGCTGGAAATGCCCTATGGCCAGGTCGACCGCCTGACCAAGATGGTCCCGGCCAATCCCGCCAACCCGGTAACACTGTCCAAGGCGATCGAGGACGAGCCACGCCTGCGCGAGGAGCGCGACAAGGAGCCGGTGGTCGAACGGCTGCTCGATATCTCGCTCAAGCTGGAAGGGCTGTATCGCCACGCCTCGACCCATGCGGCGGGCATCGTGATCGGCGACCGGCCCTTGTCGGAACTGGTGCCGATGTACCGCGATCCGCGTTCGGATATGCCGGTTACGCAGTTCAACATGAAAATGGTGGAAGAGGCGGGGCTGGTTAAGTTCGACTTCCTCGGACTCAAGACGCTTACCGTCCTTCAGACCGCCGTCAATCTTGTCAAGCGGCGCGGCATTACCGTGGACCTTTCCAATCTGCCATTCGATGACAAGCCTACCTACGAGATGCTTTCGCGCGGCGAAACGGTCGGCGTGTTCCAGGTGGAAAGCACCGGCATGCGCAAAGCCCTGATTGGCATGCGACCGGACCGCATCGAGGACATCATCGCGCTCGTCGCGCTCTATCGGCCGGGTCCGATGGAGAATATCCCGACCTACAATGCGCGCAAGAATGGCGATGAGGAGATGGCGTCGATCCATCCGAAGATCGACCATCTTGTCAAGGAAACCCAGGGCGTCATCATCTATCAGGAACAGGTGATGCAGATCGCGCAGGAAATGTCCGGCTATACGCTGGGTGAAGCCGATCTGCTGCGCCGCGCCATGGGCAAGAAGATCCGCGCCGAAATGGACATGCAGCGGGTGCGTTTTGTCGACGGTGCCGTCGAACGCGGCGTGACCAAGCCGCAAGCCAACTTCATTTTCGACCTTCTTGCGAAATTCGCCGACTACGGCTTCAACAAATCGCACGCCGCGGCCTATGCAATCGTGTCGTTTCAGACCGCCTATATGAAGGCGCACTACCCGGTTGAATTCCTTGCTGCATCAATGACATACGACATGTCAAACACGGACAAGCTGAATGATTTCCGCCGCGAAGCGGTGCGGCTTGGTATCGAGGTGGTCACGCCATCGGTGAATACGTCCTATCGTCTCTTCGAGGTTGGCGAGAACCGGATCTTCTATTCGCTGGCAGCCATCAAGGGCGTCGGTGAGGCCGCAGTCGACCATATAGTCGAGAAGCGCGGCGCGACGCCCTATGCCAGTCTGGAAGATTTTTGTGAGCGGATCGACCCGCGAGTCGTCAACCGGCGCGTCTTCGAAAGCCTGATAAATGCTGGCGCCTTCGATTGTTTCGGACGCGAGCGTCCGGCGCTGATTGCCGGTCTCGATCGTATCATCGGTCATGCACAGCGCACGCAGGAAGACAGCGTCAGCGGTCAAGCCGATATTTTTGGTGGCATGGCCGCAGGCGGGACGCAGACGCTGCAACTGCCAGCAGCGGCCCCTTGGCTCTCGGCGGAAAAGCTGCGGCGCGAGTTTGAAGCAGCCGGCTTTTATCTTTCGGCACATCCGCTCGATGAGTACCGGCCGATCCTGGAAAAGATGCGCGTGCAAACCTGGGCCGAGTTTCAGGCGGCGGTCAAACGTGGCGCCAATGCCGGGCGCCTGGCCGGTACCATCACGGCGAAGCAGGAGCGCAAGACCAAGACTGGCAACAAGATGGGAATCATCCAATTCTCTGATTCTTCAGGGCAATTTGAAGCAGTGCTCTTCTCGGAAGCCCTGGCGCAGTTCCGCGATTTGCTGGAGCCGGGCAGGTCAGTGGTTGTTACGGTCGGTGCCGAAGACCGGCCGGAAGGCATCAGTCTGCGCATCCAGACGGCCCAGTCGCTTGAAGATGAGGCGACACGCATGCAGAAGGCATTGCGGCTCTATATGCGCTCCAGCGAGCCCCTGAGCGCCATTACGCCCTATCTGGCGCCGCAGAACGATGGCCAGGTGGTGAGCCTCATCCTGATCAAGGAGAATGGCGCGACCGAGGTCGAAATCGAGTTGCCGAACCGTTATCGCGTCGGACCGCAGGTCGCCAGCGCAATGAAAGCCATTCCCGGAATTGTCGAAGTCGAAATGGGGTGA